The DNA sequence ATGTTCAGGGAAAATATAAGAAACAATCTGGTGGCCATGGTCAATACGGAGATGTTAAAATTAAATTCTCTCCTTCAGAAGAACACTTTACATTTGAAGAAACTATAGTAGGAGGAAGTGTTCCAAAATCATATATTCCGGCTGTAGAAAAAGGGCTGCGTGAATCTCTGGCACAAGGTGTTCTTGCAGGATTCCCTGTAACAAATATAAAAGCTGTACTTTATGACGGTTCCTACCATGAAGTAGATTCTTCTGAAATGTCATTTAAAGTTGCTGCAAACCTTGCATTTAAAAAAGGAATGCTGGAAGCAAAACCTGTTCTTCTTGAACCTATTATGGAACTTACTATTATAATTCCTGAAGAATATGTTGGAGATATTATGGGAGATATTAATAAGAAACGTGGTAGAGTAATAGGAATGGAAGCTCATAAAGGTACAAAACAGAAAATAATGGCTGAAGCTCCTATGTCTGAAACATTTAAATATGCCAACGACCTGAAGGCAATGACACAAGGAAGAGGATACTTTATCATGGCTCTTGCAAGATATGAAGAAGTTCCTTATGAACTTGCAAATAAAATAATTAACGAACATAAAAAAGATTAGTAATAAAAATAATTAAATACCCATTTTAAAAAGACGTTAAAAATTAATATCAAAAACTATATTTATGAGTTATTTAAGATTTTACAATTTAAAATAGGAAATAAATTTAAAAAAATCAACTTTTTTAATTTTTCTTGATAACTGACTATTTTATATGAGTAGGATTTTAATAAATGAATTAAATATAGTTTTTATATTATTGACTAATTTTTATTTGAAAGGACTAAATCATGAGTATAAAGAAACTGATAGAAAATTTAGAAAATTTAAGCATTTTGGGAATTGATAGAGTAGAGCCACGTTCAACTTTTTTTGGATATGACTCAATGGAAAAAGCAGAAACTTACAACAGAGATTTTTCCAATGGTTTTAAACTTCTTAATGGAAACTGGAAATGTCTGTACAATGAATATCCCCTCAATTTTCCTGAAAATTTTTTCCTGCCTGAATTTGATGACAGTAACTGGGATACAATATATGTCCCTTCAAACTGGCAAATGGAAGGATATGACAAGCCATGGTATACAAACGTCCAGTATCCGTTTTCTGTAAATTCTCCCCATATACCAAATTTAAATCCAAGTATGGCATATAGAAGAAAATTTTTCATGTCAGATAAAGATTTAGATAATATCCAGTATCTGAAATTTGAAGGAGTTGACAGTGCCTTTCATGTATGGATAAATGGAATTTATGCAGGTTATAGCCAGGGAAGCCGTATTCCTTCAGAATTTAAAATTAACGAATTTATAACTCAGGGAGAAAATACACTTTGTGTACTTGTTCATAAGTGGAATGTATACTCATATCTTGAGGATCAGGATATGTGGTGGTTAAATGGTATTTTCAGGGATGTCTATATAACTTCTCAGCCTAAATGCCATATATACGATGTATTTGCAAAAACTTCCCTTAATGAAACATACGAAAATGGAATTTTAGATTTGGAAGTGAATATTACTGGTCAAAATAAAGAAAACAGCAATTCTTTCTCTCTGGAAATTATTTTAAAAAATATAAATTCCAATGATTTTCTTGTTAGAGAAGAATATTCTTTAGACAGCATTCATAGCACTGCTGAACATGACATTGAAAAATACAATTTTCATTATGAACTGGAAAATATTTTAAAATGGTCTGCAGAAACTCCAAATTTATATGAATTTTATGCTGTTTTAAAGGAAAATGGGGTAATATCTCAAGTTATTCCATTAAAAATTGGATTTAAAAAAATTGAAATAAAAGATGGTGTAATGCTCTTCAATGGAAAATATATTATGCTAAAAGGTGTGAATCGCCACGAATCACACCCTGTCTATGGGAGAAGTGTAAGAATTGAAGACATGATAAAAGACTTGAAACTGATGAAGGAGCATAATATTAATGCTATCCGTACTGCCCATTATCCTGATGACCCTAGATTTTACGACTTGTGTGATGAATATGGATTTTATGTAATAGATGAAGTTGACCTTGAAACTCATGGATTTGAAATTATTAATAAAAGAAATTACCTGAACAATCTTGATGAATGGAAACCTGCATTTTTAGACAGGGCTGAAAGAATGGTGGAAAGGGATAAAAATCATCCTTCTATTATTATGTGGTCTCTTGGAAATGAATCGGGTTATGGAAAAAATCATGCCGCCATGGCTGACTATATGAAAAAACGTGATGACAGCAGACTTGTACACTATGAAGGGGAAACAAGGGAAATTTTTGAAGCAAATGGAGGAGTTCCTCAAGCAGATCCTGAAAGTTCTGATGTTCACTCTACAATGTATACTTCCATTGAGACAATGGAAAAAGTTGCAAAACTTGATTTCCTTAAAAAACCTCATATAATGTGTGAAAATCTTCATGCTATGGGAAATGGACCTGGAGGAATAAAGGAATTATGGGAACTGTTTTATCGTGAAAAAAGACTGCAGGGAGGATTTGTATGGGAATGGTGTGACCATGGAATTCTTCAGACAACCGAAAATGGGGAAAAATATTTTGCTTACGGAGGAGATTTTGGAGATACTCCAAATGACAGAAACTTTGTTATAGATGGTCTTGTAAATCCTGACAGGGTTCCTTCACCTGCACTTTTAGAATATAGGAAAGCTATTGAGCCAATAAAAATGCAAGCTCTAAATGATGAGAAAACTGAATATGAAGTTGAAAACAGATATGACTTTATCAGCCTTGATAATTTCATATGCAGTTATGAAATTAAAAATGCAGGAAAAACTGTTACGAGCGGTTATCTTGAAAATATAAAAATAAACTCTTCAGAAAAAGGGACAGTTAAAATAGACATGACAAAAAATGACATTTTTCTAACTGCAGGAGAAAAATATCATGATGATTTTTATATTACTTTTTCATGGAAACTGAAGAAAAAAATAGGACTTTTGGAAGCAGGCACAGAACTGGCTTTTCATCAGGAAAAACTTCCGTCACCTTCTAATAACCTTAAGGAATGTAAAAATCTTCAGAAAACAGATAATGCCTTCTTTGAGAGGACTTCTGAAAAATTTGATGTGATTGAAACTGAAACCGAAGTAAAAATAGATTTTTTCAACAGACAGCTGATATTTGACAAAAATACAGGAAAAATAAAAGCTTATTATTATGATGGAGTAAATGTATTTCAGGACGGTCCTATGCTAAATTTATGGCGTGCTCCTATTGATAATGATATACTTGGTCTTGAAGAATTTGGTGCTAAAAAAGTTCTGGAACATTGGAAGGAAAAAAATATTCATTTGCTTCAGCATAATATCAGAAGTTTTGAAATTATAGAAAAAAATCATGATTATGCTGTAATTAATGTTTCATCTGAGATTGCCCCTCCTGTGCTTGACTGGGGATATAAAACTGATTATATGTATATAATACACAGAAATGGCATGATTTCAGTAAAAATTTCAGGAAAACTCTATGGAAATGCACCTGAAACATTGCCTAGAATTGGGGTTGTAATGAATATTGATAAACGTTTTAAAAATGTTAAATGGCTCGGTTTAGGACCTCATGAATCTTACATTGATTCATGCAGCAGTGTAAAATTTGATTTATGGGAAAGAAAAATCGAAGATATGCATACTCCTTATATTTTTCCTCAGGAAAATGGAAACAGACATAATGTAAAGAGTTTTTCTCTTGAAGATGAAAGAAATATCAGAATGTATTTTGAAACACTTGATGAAAAATTTGACTTCAGTATCAGTGAATATACTATTGAAAATATTGAAAATGCCGGACATACTTATGATTTGAAAAAATCTGATTTCCTTCAGCTGAAAATTGACATGGAGCAGTATGGACTGGGTAGTGCCAGCTGTGGTGAAGAAGTGCTTGAAAAATATAGACTTTATTGTAAGGATTTTGAATTTTCATTTAAATTTTCAGTTTTTTCCAGATAGAAATATTGCTGTTGCTGTATATAATAATTGATAAAGGAAAACTGCCTTGAAGAGATATGATCAGCTTGAAGGCAGTTTTTTTATGTAAACAGGCTCTATAATATCCATACAGTTCAAAAAATCAATTTTTAGTAAAACAAACCTTAAATGAAAATTTTGACTTGTAGGAGGAATATGGGCGAATTTGGTATAATCAAAATTTTTTTGCATTATATGAAAATGAGAGAAAAAATAATCGCTGTCTTTTACAACAACGATTATTTGAAAATTTATAACAATTACTTGCTTTCATTTTCTAATTCAAAATTATTCTCATCAATATCATCTTGTGGATCATTTTTAAGCGAATTAATATGATGAAGCATTTCATGATAACGAACAAATTTTTCTGAATTTACTTTTTTATTTTTATATGGCATTATAATCATCCTTTTTTTAATTCTTCTAACAAACTTATTAATCTTATTATATCTTCATCTAATGAATACAAATATACATCATATCCATCTCCAAATTTATAATTTTTCATTTGTACTTTAATTTCAGTTTCTGATAATTTTTCAATATCCAAATATTCTGCAAACTTTGAAATTTTATCAACTTCCGATTTTAAATTCATATTTTCAATTTTAGTTTTTCTTTTTTCATGTTTTTCTAAATTAATATAGTGATTAAAATTATTAGAAATATATATAATATACTCTGAATTTTCTGATTTTTTTTCTGGATTATCAAAATTACTGTTTCCATCATTTATGAAAGAATCAGTTATTGTAAAATTAGATAAAAACATTTTTTTATTAATTATATCTAATTTTTTTTTAATGATTTCTAATTTTTTTGAATTTTTAAAAAATATATCAATTTTTCTCCCATTAATTATTATATTGAAATTATCAAAAATAAATTCTTCAGGATAAAAATTATAAGATTCTATACCAAATAATTTTTGAAATTCATCATGCCTATTATCTTCAAAAAAAACTAATCTCCCTGTGCTTTTTATTAATTTTATATTTTCGTTATATCTTCTGTTTATCTTATAAGCTCTCGTTTTATTAAAATAATGTGATTCATCAAAATAATGTAATTCTGAATCTAAACAACTATATAAATTACTGAAAAATATAAAAACAAATAATAATATGTCGATTGTAACCTTATGCTTCATTAATAGACTCCTCTCAAAAAGTTCTTTTTTCCTTGATCTTTCAAAATTTCATTTTCAAGATTTACTGTGTTTTTTTCTTCTAGTTTTCTTGTACTAAACGGAAGATTTAAGTTTATTATTGTATTATTATTTTGTTTAGCTTCTCTAAATTTTTCTTCAATTTCTTTATATAAATATTTATAATATTCTGAATTTTTATTATTTAATTCATTTAAAATTTTTGGATTTATTGTTACAATATTATTTTTCTTATCTATTGCTGTTATTTTTTGATTTTTTAAATCACTTATAATATTATTAAATATTTTTTCTGGTGTTAAATTTTCAATAGAAACCTGAAATCCTGTTAATTCACCTTGAAAATGAATTTCTTTGTTTTGATCCCTGTATGCTTGATAAAATTCTTTAGAACCTGTATTTTCTCCTTTTTGGTTATGTGCACCATGTCCCAATGCTTCATGTGCATATACTTGATAAGAAGCATATGGTGTGACGCTTGCTATATTTATTAATCCATCTTTATCTGTATACCCGTATACCTTATATAATGCTGTATAATTAAAATCCATTTCTACTCGAGTATCTGCTCCGCTTCCTTTTTTGCCATTATTATAAAAAGCATTATTATCTAAAGCTCTGGCTTGTGCATTTCCTATCGTAGGTTCGTAAAATATAGTTTTATCACTATCTATAATTTCTTTTATAGAATTATTTCCTGTTTTGTATTCAGTATTACCAATAAACATCTCTTTAGGATTATTAATTATTTGTTCATCCTTAAATTTTGATATAGGTTTAGCATCATCCTTTATTTTCACTATTTCTTTTTGATAGATTTGATTATCAATTTTTACTGCAACTTTCTCAACTTGTATATCTTTCCCACTAACAAACGACACATCTCCTATTGTTTCAAATAGATTATTCAATCGTCCTGATTTTGTTTTTGAATCAATATAGTGAACAAAATCATCTTCATCAATTACTAATTGCATATTTGTTAATTTTTGATTATTTGCAAAGAAATCTCTAAATCTTTGTGATTTCCATCTGCTGTCATTGCAATCTTATTTGAATCTTGTATTATAATATTTTTTAAAGACACATATTCTATAACTTTCATTATTGTGTTTTTAGAATCTTTTAACTCTTTTTCCGTTATTATTATTCCGTATTTATCTTTTATTTTATTTATTTTTTTAAAATATCTGTTTCAATTTTTAATTTTTGTGCATGATATTTCTTAGAGTTTTTTAAACTTAAATCAGATATTTTCCTATACTCTTCAAATTTTTTTATAAGATTTTTATCAAATCTTTTTTCAACCACAGCTTTAGCTAATATTCCTAACATTTTATTCGGATTTTCTACAACTCCATTTAAGTATTTTATATTATTATTAAAAAATAAAAAATAATCTATAAAATATAATTGTAGTTATTATTAAAACAACAATAATATAATAATAACTCCATCTGATTTTTAATCGTTTTTTTCTTAAATAATAAATAATTTTTCTTATAAAATATATTTCAATTAATAGTAAGAAAAAAATAGATAAAATTAAATAATTTTTATTTTTAGTAACGAGATAATCTACTCGAAAAATTTCTGAAATATTATATAAAATAAATAGGCAAACTACACTTTTAATACCATTTTTATCATCCTTTGTCATTTTTATTTACCACTTTCCCATAATTTTTTTATTTCAGGTAATAATTCAACTCTTCTTGGTTTAACATAATAATCTGGATTTCTGGTTTTTTGATAATTAAATAACTTCCATAATCTAGTTTTTATCTGTTGCATACTATAATTNNNNNNNNNNNNNNNNNNNNNNNNNNNNNNNNNNNNNNNNNNNNNNNNNNNNNNNNNNNNNNNNNNNNNNNNNNNNNNNNNNNNNNNNNNNNNNNNNNNNTGTTTGCGTAGGCAACTTACCTCTTGAATAATTATAATAAAACGGATAGAGACTATTATGTTCACCATAATAAGTTTTTTCAGCTAATCCTTTTCTATCTTCTTCTATAGCTGCAACATATATCAATGCATTTTTTTCTTTAACTTCGTTACTAAGAGCGACTGAACTAACACTATCATTTCTACTTGAAAAAAATACAATGTTCCAATTGTAATTTTTACCCAAAGAGTTGAACCTCCTGTTAATTGCCCAACTAATGCAGATTCTGTTGCATCTGCATAGAAGCCTCTTAATTCATTAGCTTTCACAACCGATAATGTTTCTTTCTCTGTTACACCATAAAGTTTTAATAATTTATCAACATCATTATTCAAAGATTTTAAAGCTGTTTTTGCATACTTATAGTATACACTATACTCCATTTTTACAAATCTTTTAAATAAAAATTCGTCTCCAACATTCTCCCCAAAATTAACATTGGAATAATC is a window from the Leptotrichia sp. oral taxon 215 str. W9775 genome containing:
- a CDS encoding glycoside hydrolase family 2 TIM barrel-domain containing protein produces the protein MSIKKLIENLENLSILGIDRVEPRSTFFGYDSMEKAETYNRDFSNGFKLLNGNWKCLYNEYPLNFPENFFLPEFDDSNWDTIYVPSNWQMEGYDKPWYTNVQYPFSVNSPHIPNLNPSMAYRRKFFMSDKDLDNIQYLKFEGVDSAFHVWINGIYAGYSQGSRIPSEFKINEFITQGENTLCVLVHKWNVYSYLEDQDMWWLNGIFRDVYITSQPKCHIYDVFAKTSLNETYENGILDLEVNITGQNKENSNSFSLEIILKNINSNDFLVREEYSLDSIHSTAEHDIEKYNFHYELENILKWSAETPNLYEFYAVLKENGVISQVIPLKIGFKKIEIKDGVMLFNGKYIMLKGVNRHESHPVYGRSVRIEDMIKDLKLMKEHNINAIRTAHYPDDPRFYDLCDEYGFYVIDEVDLETHGFEIINKRNYLNNLDEWKPAFLDRAERMVERDKNHPSIIMWSLGNESGYGKNHAAMADYMKKRDDSRLVHYEGETREIFEANGGVPQADPESSDVHSTMYTSIETMEKVAKLDFLKKPHIMCENLHAMGNGPGGIKELWELFYREKRLQGGFVWEWCDHGILQTTENGEKYFAYGGDFGDTPNDRNFVIDGLVNPDRVPSPALLEYRKAIEPIKMQALNDEKTEYEVENRYDFISLDNFICSYEIKNAGKTVTSGYLENIKINSSEKGTVKIDMTKNDIFLTAGEKYHDDFYITFSWKLKKKIGLLEAGTELAFHQEKLPSPSNNLKECKNLQKTDNAFFERTSEKFDVIETETEVKIDFFNRQLIFDKNTGKIKAYYYDGVNVFQDGPMLNLWRAPIDNDILGLEEFGAKKVLEHWKEKNIHLLQHNIRSFEIIEKNHDYAVINVSSEIAPPVLDWGYKTDYMYIIHRNGMISVKISGKLYGNAPETLPRIGVVMNIDKRFKNVKWLGLGPHESYIDSCSSVKFDLWERKIEDMHTPYIFPQENGNRHNVKSFSLEDERNIRMYFETLDEKFDFSISEYTIENIENAGHTYDLKKSDFLQLKIDMEQYGLGSASCGEEVLEKYRLYCKDFEFSFKFSVFSR